The sequence tagtggaaaaaaaagcatgatgtGTTGCATTCTGCGAACAAAGAAGCAATCAAGGATCTTTGCCATTTCGTTCACTCAGTTTAGGCTTTTTAACAACCTGCTGGTAAAAGGATTGATAATAGCGGCATCTTTTCTGCTGACAAAGGCAACTCAACTTCTGTTTAAGTCACACCTGTAATCTTCTTTTTAGGTCAGTGAGACTGAGACAGAAAGGTGAGATGCCACGGCCAAATATTTGTGCTTCGTTTCAGTCACTGCAGGAGCGCTTTGAGGTGGAAGGGGTCATCGCAGTACTTCTTCTTAATTCCTGTCACTTTCATACAACTTGTGGTTTTTAATCTGTAAGGGGTCTTTTTACACATGAATTCTCTAGTGGCCTGCTGGGGTCCAGGCTAATCTCCCTCTAGCCGATGTATGGTACTACAGCTCACCACATCCTAACCCAGTTACCCTGCTCCAGTTTTAGATGCATAATTTCCACTCTAAAGTAATTCAATAGTGATCAATAGGCCACGAAACAGTAATATAATAGCTTTGTATTTTTAGCTTTGCCAAGTGACTACAATGTTGTTTCTACTGGAGCAAATTCTTGGGTTTGTGTTGGTTCTTTGTGTCTGTTCTAAAAAGGGTACTAACATCtatttctcattttctcccTCTTATCCAATCACTTATCCCttctttgcttcattctgtttttttcattctgtttcacCCTCCATCTAATTCTCAATGCTCACTCACCTCCTTCCCCCCTTCCCCTCTGGCACCTTATCTCTTGCTTTGCCTTCCTTCTCCCCTCCTGTGTTGTCCTCTTTCTCCTGCTTCCTGCTGCTTTCTCTCAGTGTGACCAAGACCAGTGCATTCAGAGCACCAAATTCGTTTTACAGGCTGCCGCCACACccctcctccagcagcagaacaGTGAGCCCGTCATCCTAACGGCCTCCCCCGAAAACGGAGCGTCTCTCCCTGGCCGTGCCTCACTCACCCTGGTCGGCCCATGCACCTCACTCCCCCTCGGCCAGCCCACGCCTCCGACGTCCACCCCCAGCCTCAGCTGCCACGAAGCTACCGACATGATGCCAGTCCACggacacagccacacacacaaccataCCCACCCCCTCCAGGAGCAAGTGGCCCACCACCACTTTCTCACCCCAGAGGAAGTGCCATCGCCACCGGGTATGCTTCACTGCGGTAGCCCTGTGGGCCACAGCCACACCATACAGGCCGGGTTCTACAACCCAGTCAGCCAAGACTCACTACACGAGGACTCTGTTAGGGGACTGGTGAAGCTCAGCTCTGTCTGACTATGGGATATATACCCTTTCATACCCCCGCCCACCCTTCCTGAAGACATAAAATTCTCCTGTGCCACTTTTGGATCAGCTGACTCCCATTTGAGTTACAGGCTGCAGCTGCTAGAAACCACATGGAAACCGACAGAACAATGAAACCAGTTGTCCTCAGCCATTGTGTTGCCAAACCTGTTTGCTGGAACTGATGAGATGGTTCCAGGTGTCTGTATGACAACTTAagacaaactatttttttttcttaaacgtCAAGGGAAGAATAACCAGTTATCTTTTGGAatcaaaaaaaaaggaaaaaaaaaaacgggggGCGGGGGAAGTGTGCCTTTTCGAAGTGGCACGTGTCTGTAAGCCATTTTGAGCAAAAACGGTGAGAGAAGTCTGAGTGACTGCTAACGGATCAAGAAGTCTGAcagattattttttgttaaacagaCTGGATCTGATTTGCCTGTTCCTGATTGGATCGTGTgttctgcctctttttttttttttttttttttgtcttggacTCTTAGCAGTGCAATGGTTGCTGTCTTCATGTTGCATATCATCTTGCTTtttctatgtaaaataaaagagaCTTGTACTGTATAATGGTTATTACAACTCTTAGAAACTATATTTCCTGTGGATATTAATAAAGCACCAACTTTTTATCAGATTCCAGTGCATTTATATTGAAGGAATaatgtgtgtgtcatgtgtTCATAATATTTGCTTTAAAGTTTATCTTGTGACTTGCCTGTGGTCATTGAACAagaacagattaaaaacaagcCTGTCTAATGAATATTTTTGAACATCTAGGATGCACAAAGTTCTCCAAACACTTTAGTGTCCCATTCATCCTGACAGATGTCCTGGTAAGACCTCTGTCTTTGAACAAAATGTACTAAAAGAAGCAGTTTCCAGTAATTTCTATTAAAAGTAACATTGTGTAGGTGTCTCTACAAGCAAAGAGGCTGGTGAAAAATCAATCCTCTTCTACCACCTTGTGGTGGAGCATGTGTACTGCAACTAACTGCAGCTTTATTTGATATTCAATACACTTGCCAAACAATGAGAGACGAGTTAGTTACAgaacctgttttctttttctgtcacttacccaaaattaatataaaatatttctggaTGTGCTGACAAACAATAGAAACAAAAATCAATAGcacattcatttattattaaagtaTGTTACATGAGGGATATTTTCCATACATTTTTTCTTAACAGCAGAAAAGGCAAACGATGTATATTTTGGACTGCACTGGTCTCTGTATATTGGGGGATCACCCtcgtctgggtggctgggggtcctgcacccTGGCAGACCTCTGCCTGTCCTGATCTTGGTGGTTTTCTGTGATGGTGGCCTGTGGTCTTTGGTGGtctggctcctggtgtgaacGGATCcacaagatattgtttcctcacattagtgtcaagccagatgtttatttccaTAATATTCAGTAGAAGAGACAGAAGGAGGGGAGGGTGACtgcttgttgtgtgtgtttgtgtgtttgtgagagtaAATAAGATTATGAtcagatgtgtttttatgtagagCAGTTTGTGCTATTAAAAGTGCTTTTGtattaaaaatgctttataaattagatttaatttgATATACCCTGGACTAAAATTTGAATTCTGCTGCTCCACTTCATTCTTAATTTAAGTGCATGAAATGAATGCAGaggaatgaaaatgaaaactttagAGAAAATCTGAGTGTTTCTGTACAAATTATGGTGTAAAAATGAGAAATGCTCTGAATCTTTTAGCTGTAAATTATTCAGCATTGAGCATCAATTCATTCATTGGGTTTACTGACTTTCTTATTAACATATAAGCCAAGCCAGTATTTAAAGAGataaacattaatatatatgttctgttttacatATTCAGGCTGAACCACAGCAGAGATGCACTAAAGACTTTATCAAAACTGACCTTAACTTGTAGCTGTAAACAGTCATGAAGACTCCCAGCCTGATGCTTTCTGTCATGCATCAACCCTCAAGTCAGAGCTGAAAAGATAACCCATTTCCCTCCATGGTAGCGTCTGTCCATGGCCTTTGGTCAGTGCTAGGCTAGCTTAAAATGTAGTGCATTTCTGACCAGCACAGATTCTTCCATGTTCAGCATCCATCGTCTGGGTCACTGTAGCAAAGCTAATTTAGCACTGATAACCACAGTCTAACAGTATCTGCACCTCTGGTAACTCCTTAATGAGTTACCACAGTTTCACATCGGTGAGCTCCAGGTCTCCCATGATCTCCAGCTGGTCGATGCTACTCAGGTCCTGCACTCGATGCCTGAAGTCAAACAAGTGGGAGCCGTTCACTGCCAGCTTGAACTGATGGGgctgacagaggaggaggatctgagagagaaaaaaaagactaatgaAGCAACCCAGATCACACAGGTGGGAAAACTGAAAACCGAAGTTTCTTCAGAAAAAGCGGAAGGTGGTTCTTACCTCGAAGTATTCTCCTGGTGAGAAGGGAAAGAAGGGCAGCTCCCGTTCCTCCTGACCCCAGGATTCACTCAGGTATGAGTTCCTGATGAACACGCTGGACTTCATGCGGGGGTTTAGGTGGAGAGCGATGTTCTCTGACTTGCTGTTGCAAAGGTTCACTGTAAAACTGGATTTAAGGTAAATAAAAGTTAACATCTAAGCTTAAACTGTGAAGGATATTAGTATAAAACAAACGCAGACAggttaaaggaaaaaacaaatagtGACGCTGTTCGCTGTCTAAAACAGCCTCAGTGGGCCTTGAAAATGTTTCACAATTCTGGGGTAGTTCAATGTTTGTGCTGGAGGTTTCAGTAAAAACTCTCAGATCTGGTTTTATAAACTATTCAGTGACCTTTTCTGTCCTGTAGAGGGAGGCAATGTCAACCTGGAAGACACCACTTCCTTTAGGACAGAAATATTTCAACATAGGATAAAGGTGATCACTAGGAACAATTTAGATTTTAAGTGTCTCTTACCTACCAATAAAATTCCTGCTTTTAGTTCAACAGAGCCAACAGATACCCTCAGTATCTGatgatttttcctttaattagTCACCcatctgtggttgtttttattaGATCAGGATCCATTAAATCTGTACCACTTTACCTGTGGGGATACAAGCTGACCTGTCCCTTTATTGTGATGTGCTGTCCTGGACTCAGTCCTTTAAGTATACTGCCTTTGTAAGGGAGGctctgaaatgacaaaaaggctctaaatatgtatttgtttcattttattgtattatttgagcacattacatgtaaacaaaaaagctaGACTCTTGTTCATCTTACAGATCTCAGCAGTTATTTTAGTGACAACTAAGTAACCAAAACAGCTGACAAGTTATACGAACTGTTCTTTACGTGGCCTGAATGCAGCTTGCTGAATAACCCAAGTCCAATAACATTGGTCCAATAAATCCAGTCCAATAAACATGTTATCCAGTTTTAATGGCAACACAAGATACTAAAAACTCCTAAGCTGAGCAGTTTTGTGAGGATGATGCATAAAGAAAACTCACCAGGTCACCTGATTCTGAATATATTGcctaagaaagagaaaagagacagcacaaacacatttaGATGATTcaacagaaatttaaataaaataaaataaagatgggAACACACTTACTGAGTTTGGGATGTAGCCAATAGCGTGGACCCTGACGTTCCCAGAAATAGAAAAAGTGTCGACCCTGTTCAGAGGGATTCTGTGCTTATATTCCAGCAGGTGAGTGCCGTTTACTGCCACCTGCAGGAGAAGGAGGCTTAGTTAGCAACCGCCATATTTTCAGTCCGGTTAAAACCTTCAGGTGCTGCACAGGCTTTCTAATGCTGATGATGGATTCATTTACCTTGAAGACATCTTCATTCACCAGGATGATGGTCTCAAAGGGCGCACCCCGTTTGTAGGGCAGCTGGTGGAGGGTCTCcactttgccccagttctcctGCAGCAGGGAGTTACACACCACACAGGGCGAGCCTTTGAAGTTAGGGCTGAAATGGAGGGCGACATCAGAGCGCGGTTTGGTGCTGCAGCCACTCGACAGGTCGACCTGAAAGCTGCAGAGAGAGGGAGACCAGATGATTGCACTGGAACTGGATAGATCCAGGttcatttcatgttttacagGGTTTTGGTAATTCCATTAACTACAGACTTACACAGAGGGAGCAAAATGTTATTAGaagttaaaagttttttttttttaaaaaaaggaaacatacaGAGGTAATTTAGGAGATGCATATGAGACACAAAGCAGTCAATATAAGATATTACTATGGtttaacaacagaaacaaatataaaatcatCCAAATGTCACACAAAATAACCTATTTGTGAAACACAACGACCCCAGAGTTTGACTGGTAACAAAACGAAGCAAAAATCAGATTAAAAGCAACCAaaccaaaaacaggaaaaataggACAAGCAAATGGGAAAAGGGAGAacgcaaaaataaataaaaacacaatgatgTGGTGCAAAGTGACTGCAAACAAACTAAACGAGGAGAGATTCTTCCTAAACAAAATTCagctagaaaaaataaaaatcatgcaaaaatcatcaaaatgagACACAGGTAATCACAatgggagaaaaataaaaatatataaaaggaaTGCCGAATAATTCACAGTACCTGCAAGACAGAGATTTATGGGATACGTAGGTAACTTTCTACACATATTTGTCATATTTGagctaaaataaatcaaatcctCCAGTTGTCAtgcttatatttttttctcattttgttgtGGTTCTTTTTTAATATGCCCTGAAATTTGTACCCCTACAGCGAAAACttctaaaagttattttacgttttaaagattaaacaaatCTGATCAAATTCTACAAATCCACTGAATTGGACTACCTCCGGTCATTTCTCTCGTTTTATGAAAGCCTACCTGTCAGCATCTGGGGGCACAGTACCCTGGATAATGATGATCTCCCCTGGGTGCAGGCCTCCGGCTATGGGTCCAGTATATGGGATCACCTGAGATCGAGAGGTGATGTTAAAAAGACTGAATTAAAGCAGAACTGCTACTTAAAGTCAGATAGCCTCCCTGCTCCTTGTTCAGGCAGAATATAAACTAATACTGACAACACAGCGGCTGTATTAGAAGCTGCATGAGATTATTTGGAGCACTGAATCATGCAAACAGCGACGGCTGGTGTAGACTCCGTTATTATTAAGCCTCTTACCGGATTCAGAACAGTGTGTTTCGCATTCGCCACAGACATCGTCCCCCTCGTATCAGACTGCgacatgcagctgcagatgaGTGATGATGGACAGTCTGTGGTTTCTGCGGCAAACAGAACCGGTTTGTAGCTTTGCTGCGCTACACGGGCATCATGGCAGTGGGCattttctctccatctgctgTCAACATCTTGCGCATGCGCAAACCATACCATGTGATCAAGTCCTACACAACAAAAGGCCGTTGGTTGTCATTTTTAGATGATAAATGTTATTTAACTCTCACTTataagttcagtttttttaagtaataataaagagaaacgGGAAACGGTTATTTAGAAAGGTAAATATTGGTTTTGTTATTAGCTGAATTAATGAGTAACTGCTAACAATGTCAACTTGAAGAAATGactaacttttattttaatttaaattattttaattattttaagtgtattttatttaaaatccaaATATTCCGATTTGGATTTAGGCCGTcttttgtgctgcattcatATACAACTGACAGCTCGGAATTTTCAACATAATTCAGGAGGTTTTTAAAAGAAGGTTTTAAAGTTGGCAGTTCTGGTAATATTTCTCAACTTATTTTTTAATCGACATTTAAAAGGCAGCTTAA comes from Melanotaenia boesemani isolate fMelBoe1 chromosome 20, fMelBoe1.pri, whole genome shotgun sequence and encodes:
- the LOC121631282 gene encoding galectin-8-like → MSQSDTRGTMSVANAKHTVLNPVIPYTGPIAGGLHPGEIIIIQGTVPPDADSFQVDLSSGCSTKPRSDVALHFSPNFKGSPCVVCNSLLQENWGKVETLHQLPYKRGAPFETIILVNEDVFKVAVNGTHLLEYKHRIPLNRVDTFSISGNVRVHAIGYIPNSAIYSESGDLSLPYKGSILKGLSPGQHITIKGQVSLYPHSFTVNLCNSKSENIALHLNPRMKSSVFIRNSYLSESWGQEERELPFFPFSPGEYFEILLLCQPHQFKLAVNGSHLFDFRHRVQDLSSIDQLEIMGDLELTDVKLW